The nucleotide sequence ACGATAAAAGGATGGATTGCCTTGGATAGTATTGAATATTTTGATCGACAAAACGGACAGCTTTGTCGCGAAACCGTAATGGGTGACGCTGCGATTAAATGGGCCTATCAAACCATGAGTGGCCAATGGTGCTCGCAGCTTTTGTTTGGCACGTCTTGGCTTAGTCGTGCTCTGGGCTGGTATTTCGATTCACCGTTGTCCAAAGGTAAAATTGATTCGGCCATTACCGATCTCAACATTGATGAGAGCGAGTTTGCCGAGCCCAGAGAAACGTTTGCCAGCTTCAATGCTTTTTTTACCCGCAAGCTCAAAGAGGGGGCCCGCCCTTTTTCAGAGGACCCCGCCCATTTTTTGTGTCCGGCAGATGGTCGTTTGCTGGTTTACGAGGACATCGAGGGTGATAGCCTGGTTACCGTGAAAGGGGTGGAAGATCGGTTGGATGCTCTGTTTGGCCGACCGATGGCTGAATTTTGCGGAGGCAAAGTCGCCGTGGTGCGCCTGTGCCCGGCAGATTACCATCGCTATCACTTTCCCTGTGATGCAACGGTGGCGGATTCGGTAGCCATTGCCGGGCAATACCATTCGGTCAATCCCATGGCCCTGAAAGCCAAGCCGCGGGTTTTCTGTGTCAATAAGCGCTCCTACACGCTGCTGGACAGTGATCGGTTTGGTCGCGTGGCATTCATGGAAGTGGGGGCGTTTGGTGTTGCCGGGATTCATCAGACCTATCAAGGCAAGAGCGTTGAGCGCATGCAGGAGAAAGGCTACTTTGATTTTGGTGGTTCTACCGTGGTGCTGGTGTTTCTGAAAGATGCCATTGTTTTTGATGACGATCTGCTGAAAAATAGTGCCGCTGGAATCGAGACGCTGGTCAAAGTTGGCGAGACGATCGGTCACCAACCGTGAGCAGGTATTGATGATGCTAACCATCAGGGGCGTTCATCATTTTTGTGGTGAGCGCCCTTGGTGCATTTAAGAGAAGGGGAGCCAAAAAACAGCTCTTGGCGCACCTTTTGTCGGTTGACTTTGTTGATCTATCCAGCACCCTTATAGATGAACTGACAAGGAGGGGCTATGGAATGTTTACTGGATCATATTGCGTTGAATGTTGAAGACGATGACCGGATGCTGGTGTTTTATACGGAGGTTTTAGAGTTACCAAGTGAGCGTTTAACCGCCTATCGTGCCGGGAAGGTGCCGTTTGCCTCGGTGCGCCTCAATGCCAATACCATCATCGATCTGTTTCCCAAAAAACTGTGGGCCAAGCAACCGGGGCAACAACGTGGGTTGTTGAACCATTTGTGCGTGGCGGTGAGCAAAAGCCAGTGGCAGGCATTGCAT is from Desulfuromonas acetoxidans DSM 684 and encodes:
- a CDS encoding VOC family protein, giving the protein MECLLDHIALNVEDDDRMLVFYTEVLELPSERLTAYRAGKVPFASVRLNANTIIDLFPKKLWAKQPGQQRGLLNHLCVAVSKSQWQALHERLLEHQVEIETGPVPRWGAHGQGTSIYFRDPEGTLLEARYYESMEQERECLLGS
- the asd gene encoding archaetidylserine decarboxylase (Phosphatidylserine decarboxylase is synthesized as a single chain precursor. Generation of the pyruvoyl active site from a Ser is coupled to cleavage of a Gly-Ser bond between the larger (beta) and smaller (alpha chains). It is an integral membrane protein.), which translates into the protein MDSIEYFDRQNGQLCRETVMGDAAIKWAYQTMSGQWCSQLLFGTSWLSRALGWYFDSPLSKGKIDSAITDLNIDESEFAEPRETFASFNAFFTRKLKEGARPFSEDPAHFLCPADGRLLVYEDIEGDSLVTVKGVEDRLDALFGRPMAEFCGGKVAVVRLCPADYHRYHFPCDATVADSVAIAGQYHSVNPMALKAKPRVFCVNKRSYTLLDSDRFGRVAFMEVGAFGVAGIHQTYQGKSVERMQEKGYFDFGGSTVVLVFLKDAIVFDDDLLKNSAAGIETLVKVGETIGHQP